One Streptomyces sp. B21-105 genomic region harbors:
- a CDS encoding ABC transporter ATP-binding protein: MTTLSIDHVSRWFGNVVAVNDVTMTIGPGVTGLLGPNGAGKSTLINMMGGFLAPSTGTVTLDGQPVWRNEEIYRHIGVVPEREAMYDFLTGREFVVANAELHGLGAKAAQKALATVEMEYAQDRKIATYSKGMRQRVKMASALVHDPSLLLLDEPFNGMDPRQRMQLMDLLRRMGDEGRTVLFSSHILEEVEQLAWHIEVVVAGRHAASGDFRKIRRLMTDRPHRYLVRSSDDRALAAALIADPSTSGIEVDVAEGALRVQAVDFGRFTTLLPKVARDHGIRLLTVSPSDESLESVFSYLVAA; the protein is encoded by the coding sequence GTGACCACGCTCAGCATCGACCACGTCTCCCGCTGGTTCGGCAACGTCGTCGCCGTCAACGACGTCACGATGACCATCGGCCCCGGCGTCACCGGCCTGCTCGGCCCCAACGGCGCCGGCAAGTCCACCCTCATCAACATGATGGGCGGCTTCCTGGCACCCTCCACCGGCACGGTCACCCTCGACGGACAGCCCGTCTGGCGCAACGAGGAGATCTACCGGCACATCGGCGTCGTCCCCGAACGCGAGGCGATGTACGACTTCCTCACCGGCCGCGAGTTCGTGGTCGCCAACGCCGAACTGCACGGCCTGGGGGCCAAGGCCGCGCAGAAGGCGCTGGCCACGGTCGAGATGGAGTACGCGCAGGACCGCAAGATCGCCACGTACTCCAAGGGCATGCGCCAGCGCGTGAAGATGGCGAGCGCCCTCGTCCACGACCCGTCGCTGCTGCTCCTCGACGAGCCGTTCAACGGCATGGACCCGCGCCAGCGCATGCAGCTGATGGACCTGCTGCGGCGGATGGGCGACGAAGGCCGCACCGTGCTGTTCTCGTCGCACATCCTCGAAGAGGTCGAGCAACTCGCCTGGCACATCGAGGTGGTCGTCGCCGGCCGGCACGCGGCCAGCGGCGACTTCCGAAAGATCCGCCGCCTGATGACCGACCGGCCGCACCGCTACCTGGTGCGTTCCAGCGACGACCGCGCCCTCGCGGCCGCGCTGATCGCCGACCCGTCGACCTCCGGCATCGAGGTCGACGTGGCCGAGGGCGCGCTGCGCGTCCAGGCCGTCGACTTCGGCCGCTTCACCACGCTGCTGCCGAAGGTCGCCAGGGACCACGGCATCCGGCTGCTCACGGTCTCGCCGTCCGACGAGTCCCTCGAGTCCGTGTTCTCGTACCTGGTCGCGGCGTAG
- a CDS encoding ABC transporter permease gives MAVEHPVTAPSGDQTRIHNIGYRSYDGPRLGRAYARRSLYSQSLRGAYGLGRSVKSKVLPMLLFVVMCVPAAIMVAVAVATKAKELPVDYTRYAIIMQAVISLYVASQAPQSVSRDLRFKTVPLYFSRPIETADYVRAKFAALASALFVLTAAPLLVLYVGALLAKLDFADQTEGFGQGLVSVALLSLLFAGIGLVIASATPRRGFGIAAVIAVLTISYGAVSTLQAIAETQDSTGSIAWIGLFSPVTLIDGVQSAFLGAASAFPGGVGPTNGEGVAYVLVLLGLIAASYGLLIRRYRKVGL, from the coding sequence ATGGCAGTTGAACACCCGGTCACCGCCCCCTCGGGCGACCAGACCCGTATCCACAACATCGGCTACCGCAGCTACGACGGCCCCCGCCTCGGCCGCGCCTACGCCCGCCGCTCCCTGTACTCGCAGTCCCTGCGCGGCGCCTACGGCCTCGGCCGCTCGGTGAAGTCCAAGGTGCTGCCGATGCTGCTGTTCGTCGTCATGTGCGTGCCGGCCGCCATCATGGTCGCCGTCGCCGTCGCCACCAAGGCGAAGGAACTGCCGGTCGACTACACGCGGTACGCGATCATCATGCAGGCGGTCATCAGCCTGTACGTCGCCTCGCAGGCACCCCAGTCCGTCTCGCGCGACCTGCGTTTCAAGACCGTGCCGCTGTACTTCTCGCGGCCCATCGAGACCGCGGACTACGTGCGCGCCAAGTTCGCGGCGCTGGCCTCGGCCCTGTTCGTCCTCACCGCGGCCCCGCTGCTCGTGCTGTACGTCGGCGCGCTGCTGGCCAAGCTCGACTTCGCCGACCAGACCGAGGGATTCGGTCAGGGACTCGTCTCCGTGGCACTGCTCTCCCTGCTCTTCGCCGGCATCGGCCTGGTCATCGCCTCGGCGACACCGCGGCGAGGCTTCGGCATCGCCGCCGTCATCGCCGTCCTGACCATCTCCTACGGCGCCGTCTCCACGCTCCAGGCCATCGCGGAGACGCAGGACAGCACCGGATCCATCGCCTGGATCGGCCTGTTCTCGCCGGTCACGCTGATCGACGGCGTGCAGTCGGCGTTCCTCGGCGCCGCATCCGCCTTCCCGGGCGGGGTCGGTCCCACGAACGGAGAGGGCGTGGCCTACGTCCTCGTCCTCCTCGGCCTGATCGCCGCGAGCTACGGCCTCCTGATCCGCCGCTACCGGAAGGTGGGCCTGTGA
- a CDS encoding ABC transporter ATP-binding protein, giving the protein MIATESLSKRFPRVTALDRLSVDVGPGVTGLVGANGAGKSTLIKILLGLSPATEGRAEVLGLDVATKGADIRERVGYMPEHDCLPPDVSATEFVVHMARMSGLPPTAARERTADTLRHVGLYEERYRPIGGYSTGMKQRVKLAQALVHDPQLVFLDEPTNGLDPVGRDEMLGLIRRIHTDFGISVLVTSHLLGELERTCDHVVVVDGGKLLRSSSTTDFTQTTTTLAIEVTDTDDHPDGTRAVRDALHARGVEVAEAGSGLPGAGHILLLTAQGEETYDVVRDTVADLGLGLVRMEQRRHHIAEVFKDSDASSDQQRKEAVGHGS; this is encoded by the coding sequence GTGATCGCGACCGAAAGCCTGAGCAAGCGGTTCCCCCGGGTGACCGCTCTTGACCGGCTCTCCGTGGATGTCGGGCCCGGTGTGACCGGGCTCGTCGGAGCCAACGGGGCCGGCAAGTCCACACTGATCAAGATCCTGCTGGGTCTGTCGCCCGCCACGGAGGGCCGCGCAGAAGTGCTCGGCCTCGACGTCGCGACCAAGGGCGCCGACATCCGCGAGCGGGTCGGCTACATGCCGGAGCACGACTGCCTGCCGCCCGACGTCTCGGCCACCGAGTTCGTCGTGCACATGGCGCGCATGTCCGGCCTGCCGCCCACCGCGGCGCGCGAACGCACCGCGGACACCCTGCGCCACGTCGGTCTGTACGAGGAGCGCTACCGCCCCATCGGCGGCTACTCGACCGGCATGAAGCAGCGCGTGAAGCTCGCCCAGGCCCTCGTCCACGACCCGCAGCTGGTCTTCCTCGACGAGCCGACCAACGGCCTCGACCCGGTCGGCCGCGACGAGATGCTGGGCCTGATCCGCCGCATCCACACAGACTTCGGCATCTCGGTCCTGGTCACCTCCCACCTGCTGGGCGAACTGGAGCGCACCTGCGACCACGTCGTCGTCGTCGACGGCGGCAAGCTCCTGCGCTCCAGCTCCACCACCGACTTCACCCAGACCACCACCACCCTCGCCATCGAGGTCACCGACACCGACGACCACCCGGACGGCACCCGCGCGGTCCGCGACGCGCTCCACGCGCGTGGGGTGGAGGTCGCCGAGGCCGGCAGCGGCCTGCCGGGCGCCGGCCACATCCTGCTGCTGACCGCACAGGGCGAGGAGACCTACGACGTCGTCCGCGACACGGTCGCCGACCTCGGACTCGGCCTGGTGCGCATGGAACAGCGACGGCACCACATCGCCGAGGTCTTCAAGGACAGCGACGCCAGCAGCGACCAGCAGCGGAAGGAGGCCGTCGGCCATGGCAGTTGA
- a CDS encoding SDR family oxidoreductase, which produces MTMLEGARERRVRTGGIELCVVELGDPRRPTVVLVHGYPDSKEVWSEVAARLAGRFHVVLYDVRGHGRSEAPRPLRGGFTLEKLTDDFLAVADAVSPDGPVHLVGHDWGSVQAWEFVTVRRTEGRIASFTSSSGPSLDHFGHWIATRVNKPTPRRVGQLLGQGAKSWYVYLLHTPVLPELAWRGPLGKRWPGILRRVEKVPADAYPTPSLPSDAANGAWLYRDNVRTRLRRPRADAHAHVPVQLITPLGDRFLSERLYDGLEEWVPRLTRRTLPAGHWVPRTRPDRLASWIDDFVSSVEKERDGSNPASDAGTNPASAIGSSAGSAAGGNGSGVETVRTTRRSGGRPGRVRAVADRYAERFGGQLVLVTGAGSGIGRATALAFAEAGARVIVVDRDADGAARTAELSRRVGAPDAWAVAVDVSDEQAMEKLAAKVHTDHGVLDVLVNNAGIGMAGSFFDTTSDDWRRVLDVNLWGVIHGCRLFGRAMAERGQGGHIVNIASAAAFQPSRTLPAYSTSKAAVLMLSECLRAELAGRDIGVTAICPGLVNTGITATATFVGVDAEDERRRQKRAARLYGMRNYPPEKVAQAILRAVVQDDAMVTVTPEAKTAHVLSRFLPRALRALARVSPPV; this is translated from the coding sequence GTGACGATGCTGGAGGGCGCGCGCGAGCGCCGGGTGCGGACCGGCGGGATCGAGCTGTGCGTCGTCGAACTGGGCGATCCGCGGCGGCCGACGGTGGTGCTGGTGCACGGCTACCCCGACAGCAAGGAGGTGTGGTCCGAGGTCGCGGCCCGGCTGGCCGGCCGCTTCCACGTGGTGCTGTACGACGTCCGGGGCCACGGCCGGTCCGAGGCGCCGAGGCCGCTGCGGGGCGGGTTCACCCTGGAGAAGCTGACCGACGACTTCCTGGCGGTCGCGGACGCGGTCAGCCCGGACGGACCGGTGCACCTGGTGGGGCACGACTGGGGTTCGGTGCAGGCCTGGGAGTTCGTGACCGTCCGGCGTACCGAGGGCCGTATCGCTTCCTTCACCTCGTCGTCCGGGCCGTCCCTCGACCACTTCGGCCACTGGATCGCGACGCGCGTGAACAAGCCGACCCCGCGCCGGGTCGGCCAACTCCTCGGCCAGGGAGCCAAGTCCTGGTACGTGTATCTGCTGCACACCCCCGTGCTGCCCGAACTCGCCTGGCGCGGGCCGCTCGGCAAGCGCTGGCCGGGCATCCTGCGACGGGTGGAGAAGGTTCCCGCCGACGCCTATCCGACGCCCTCGCTGCCGTCGGACGCGGCCAACGGCGCCTGGCTGTACCGGGACAACGTCAGGACCCGGCTGCGCCGTCCGCGCGCCGACGCGCACGCGCACGTGCCGGTGCAGCTCATCACTCCTCTCGGCGACCGGTTCCTGTCGGAGCGGCTGTACGACGGATTGGAGGAGTGGGTACCGCGGTTGACGCGGCGCACCCTCCCTGCCGGACACTGGGTCCCGCGCACCCGCCCCGACCGACTCGCGTCCTGGATCGACGACTTCGTCTCGTCGGTCGAGAAGGAACGGGACGGAAGCAACCCCGCAAGCGACGCCGGAACCAACCCCGCAAGCGCCATCGGAAGCAGCGCAGGAAGCGCGGCCGGAGGCAACGGAAGCGGAGTGGAAACGGTCCGGACGACCCGCAGGAGCGGTGGCCGGCCGGGGCGCGTGCGTGCCGTCGCCGACCGGTATGCCGAACGTTTCGGCGGGCAGTTGGTCCTCGTCACCGGTGCGGGCAGCGGCATCGGACGGGCCACGGCGCTCGCGTTCGCCGAGGCGGGCGCACGCGTCATCGTCGTCGACCGGGATGCGGACGGCGCGGCCCGCACCGCCGAGCTGTCCCGCCGGGTCGGCGCACCCGATGCCTGGGCGGTGGCAGTTGACGTCTCCGACGAGCAGGCCATGGAGAAACTCGCCGCGAAGGTGCACACCGACCACGGCGTGCTGGACGTGCTGGTGAACAACGCCGGCATCGGTATGGCGGGCTCCTTCTTCGACACGACGTCCGACGACTGGCGCCGGGTGCTGGACGTCAACCTGTGGGGCGTCATTCATGGTTGCCGTCTCTTCGGGCGGGCGATGGCCGAGCGCGGGCAGGGCGGCCACATCGTCAACATCGCGTCGGCGGCGGCCTTCCAGCCCTCCAGGACGCTGCCGGCCTACAGCACCTCCAAGGCCGCGGTGCTGATGCTGAGCGAGTGCCTGCGCGCCGAACTGGCGGGCCGGGACATCGGGGTTACGGCGATCTGCCCCGGTCTGGTGAACACCGGCATCACGGCCACCGCGACCTTCGTGGGAGTCGACGCGGAGGATGAACGACGTCGGCAGAAGCGCGCGGCGCGCCTGTACGGGATGCGCAACTACCCGCCGGAGAAGGTCGCGCAAGCGATCCTGCGCGCGGTCGTGCAGGACGATGCGATGGTCACGGTCACTCCGGAGGCGAAGACCGCGCACGTGCTGTCCCGTTTCCTGCCGCGGGCGTTGAGGGCGCTCGCGCGCGTGAGTCCGCCCGTGTGA
- a CDS encoding RNA 2'-phosphotransferase: protein MNEKDGPDSGRDDRRTVKVSKYLSKHLRHQPERIGLTLDEAGWVEIDELIAACAAHGFRFTRDELDHVVAANDKKRFAIDGTRIRASQGHSVEVDLGLEPAVPPSYLYHGTVARSLDAIRAEGLRPMNRHDVHLSADRETATRVGARRGRPVVLSVDAGAMHRDGHVFHLSANGVWLTKAVPPQYLRFSARG from the coding sequence ATGAACGAAAAGGACGGTCCTGACAGCGGCAGGGACGACAGACGCACCGTGAAGGTGTCGAAGTACCTCTCGAAGCACCTGCGCCACCAGCCCGAGCGGATCGGCCTCACACTCGACGAGGCCGGCTGGGTCGAGATCGACGAGCTCATCGCGGCGTGCGCCGCCCACGGATTCCGCTTCACCCGTGACGAGCTGGACCACGTCGTCGCCGCCAACGACAAGAAGCGCTTCGCGATCGACGGCACCCGGATCCGCGCCAGCCAGGGCCACAGCGTCGAGGTCGACCTCGGGCTGGAGCCGGCCGTCCCACCGTCGTACCTCTACCACGGGACCGTGGCCCGCTCGCTGGACGCCATCCGGGCCGAGGGGCTGCGGCCGATGAACCGGCACGACGTGCACCTCTCGGCCGACCGGGAAACCGCCACCAGGGTCGGTGCCCGCCGGGGCCGCCCCGTGGTGCTCTCCGTCGACGCGGGTGCCATGCACCGGGACGGCCATGTCTTCCATCTCAGCGCCAACGGCGTCTGGCTGACGAAGGCCGTGCCCCCGCAGTACCTGCGGTTCTCAGCCCGTGGCTAG
- a CDS encoding ABC transporter permease produces MSTVTSNSAHRSETPPDPQGTPAASGTPPRTAGTSAWRIVAAREISVKLTNRSFLLSTLVTLALIVGAIGLQLYLADSMGKITVAVADQQAGRIADQAEQLAVQADQDVEITVRQESSAAQVREAVRSGDAEAGLLFEGGRWVLVGDTGQNDIAATWIGAAVQSKALADNAQAAGTSLTALTQGAEVKHVLLSADETPEGAVRMTTYFFGFLFYLAAVLLGAALATSVVEEKQNRIVELIASSVPLRSLLVGKIVGSTLLALAQMALFCLVGIGGLVATGEQDFLADISSGLGWFLVFYVVGIVVLACLFAAAGALATRSEDIQSTTTPVNAITALVFIVGVTVSGNVREILSFIPLTSTVTMPARVLAGETAWWEPAAALGLSIAAAVLIVGVSSRVYRRALLQTDRKLSFRQVMKLTD; encoded by the coding sequence ATGAGCACCGTGACCTCGAACTCTGCGCACCGGTCCGAGACGCCGCCCGATCCGCAGGGCACGCCCGCGGCTTCCGGTACCCCGCCCCGTACGGCCGGCACGTCCGCCTGGCGGATCGTCGCCGCCCGCGAGATCTCGGTGAAGCTCACCAACCGCAGCTTCCTGCTGTCGACGCTGGTCACCCTCGCTCTGATCGTGGGTGCGATCGGACTGCAGCTCTACCTGGCGGACTCGATGGGCAAGATCACCGTCGCGGTGGCCGACCAGCAGGCCGGCCGGATCGCCGACCAGGCCGAGCAACTGGCCGTCCAGGCGGACCAGGACGTCGAGATCACGGTCCGGCAGGAGTCGTCCGCCGCTCAGGTCCGCGAAGCCGTGCGGTCCGGCGACGCCGAGGCCGGGCTCCTGTTCGAGGGCGGGCGTTGGGTCCTGGTGGGCGACACCGGTCAGAACGACATAGCCGCCACCTGGATCGGCGCCGCTGTGCAGTCGAAGGCCCTCGCCGACAACGCGCAGGCCGCCGGAACCAGCCTGACGGCCCTCACCCAAGGGGCGGAGGTCAAGCACGTCCTGCTGTCGGCCGACGAGACGCCCGAGGGCGCGGTCCGGATGACGACGTACTTCTTCGGGTTCCTCTTCTACCTGGCCGCCGTTCTGCTCGGCGCCGCGCTGGCGACCAGCGTCGTGGAGGAGAAGCAGAACCGCATCGTCGAGCTCATCGCGAGCTCCGTGCCGCTGCGGTCGCTGCTGGTCGGCAAGATCGTCGGTTCCACGCTGCTGGCACTCGCCCAGATGGCGCTGTTCTGCCTGGTCGGCATCGGCGGTCTGGTGGCCACGGGCGAGCAGGACTTCCTCGCCGACATCAGCTCCGGGCTGGGCTGGTTCCTCGTCTTCTACGTCGTGGGCATCGTCGTCCTGGCCTGCCTGTTCGCCGCGGCGGGCGCGCTCGCCACCCGGAGCGAGGACATCCAGTCCACCACGACGCCGGTGAACGCGATCACCGCGCTGGTGTTCATCGTCGGCGTCACCGTGTCCGGCAACGTGCGCGAGATCCTCTCCTTCATCCCGCTGACCTCGACCGTCACCATGCCGGCCCGTGTCCTGGCGGGAGAGACCGCCTGGTGGGAGCCGGCCGCCGCGCTCGGCCTGTCGATCGCCGCCGCGGTGCTCATCGTCGGGGTGAGCAGCCGGGTGTACCGCCGGGCGCTCCTCCAGACCGACCGCAAGCTCTCGTTCCGTCAGGTCATGAAGCTGACCGACTGA
- a CDS encoding ABC transporter ATP-binding protein: MLELEELVRDFGDHRAVDGVSFRVARGRLAGFVGGNGAGKTTTMRMIMGVLAANGGEIRWDGDPVTAADRRDFGYMPEERGLYPKQTVLSQLVYLARLRGQSAADARRHILELLDRLGLAEKSQARLESLSLGNQQRVQIAAALLGSPKLLVLDEPFSGLDPHAVDTMAELLREYAAAGIPVLFSSHQLDLVERLCDDLVIMAAGHVVGKGTADELRHRDKPRYHLVTGAPAGWARDVPGVTDVEELPDGAYVELAADADHGALLTEALRRGPVHAFTPVVPSIADVYREMTSA; this comes from the coding sequence ATGTTGGAACTGGAAGAACTCGTACGAGACTTCGGCGACCATCGTGCCGTCGACGGGGTGTCCTTCCGGGTGGCCAGGGGCCGGTTGGCCGGGTTCGTCGGCGGGAACGGCGCGGGCAAGACCACCACCATGCGCATGATCATGGGCGTACTGGCCGCGAACGGCGGCGAGATCCGCTGGGACGGCGACCCCGTCACGGCCGCCGACCGCAGGGACTTCGGCTACATGCCGGAGGAGCGGGGCCTCTACCCCAAGCAGACGGTCCTCAGCCAGCTCGTCTACCTGGCCCGGCTCCGAGGCCAGAGCGCCGCCGACGCACGCCGCCACATCCTTGAACTGCTCGACCGTCTGGGCCTCGCGGAGAAGAGCCAGGCCCGGTTGGAGTCGCTGTCCCTGGGCAACCAGCAGCGCGTGCAGATCGCGGCCGCGCTGCTCGGCTCCCCCAAACTGCTCGTCCTCGACGAGCCCTTCTCCGGACTCGACCCGCACGCCGTCGACACGATGGCCGAGCTGCTGCGCGAGTACGCCGCCGCGGGCATCCCGGTGCTGTTCTCCTCCCACCAGCTCGACCTGGTCGAGCGGCTCTGCGACGACCTGGTGATCATGGCCGCCGGACATGTCGTCGGCAAGGGCACCGCGGACGAGCTCCGGCACCGCGACAAGCCCCGGTACCACCTGGTCACGGGAGCTCCGGCCGGCTGGGCGCGCGACGTCCCCGGCGTGACCGACGTCGAGGAGCTGCCCGACGGAGCGTACGTCGAGCTCGCCGCCGACGCCGATCACGGCGCGCTCCTGACGGAGGCCCTGCGCCGCGGACCCGTGCACGCCTTCACCCCTGTCGTTCCCAGCATCGCCGACGTCTACCGGGAGATGACCTCCGCATGA
- a CDS encoding recombinase family protein, with product MRRPRPHEPTITSGEPAALYCRISQADDDDQTGVDRQERICREIAERRGLTIDPAHVFVDNSRSAWSRGRKRPGWDQLLERAQRHEFRHVIAYHPDRLMRQPRDLEELLQVSDEHRITLHGEANRRDLSDPDDRFILRIEVAHACRSSDDTSRRLKSALKERVENGLPHSGKRRFGYETDGVTIKEDEAEIVREVFDRYLKGQSPSAIALVFHKRGIKTVYGKEWSQGTVRALLDSRHVAGIRMHQGEEVGPGKWPAIIDQGVWEETRARREYRSAVHQTNLELRRFYLLRGLVMCSRCGTLMSGTKIGGVPSYLCTRKSRNGTKKCVRRIAALKLEEFVTEAAIDLLGRLTVSGQLASTSLPDAAAESVEADQRQLDELNEMWTAKEISTAEFRKMRKEITDRIAKAQRRLVVRPMKLLDGLTGAGARDAWNAAEMTDERRNAVLRFLFSGVVIDASGKPSGVFDWDRIAIAQNPL from the coding sequence ATGCGACGACCCAGGCCCCACGAGCCGACCATAACCTCAGGTGAGCCTGCGGCTCTCTACTGCCGGATATCCCAGGCAGACGACGACGATCAGACCGGCGTCGATCGGCAGGAACGTATCTGCAGGGAGATCGCCGAACGCCGGGGCCTCACCATCGACCCCGCCCACGTCTTCGTCGACAACAGCCGGTCGGCGTGGAGCCGGGGCCGGAAGCGGCCTGGCTGGGACCAGCTTCTCGAACGTGCCCAGCGGCACGAGTTCCGGCACGTCATCGCGTACCACCCGGACCGGCTGATGCGGCAGCCGAGGGACCTGGAGGAACTGCTCCAGGTCTCCGACGAGCACCGGATCACGCTGCACGGCGAGGCGAACCGACGGGACCTGTCGGACCCCGACGACCGGTTCATCCTTCGCATCGAGGTCGCCCATGCCTGCCGGTCGTCCGACGACACCTCCCGGCGGCTCAAGTCGGCGCTGAAGGAGCGCGTCGAGAACGGTCTGCCGCACTCGGGCAAGCGCCGCTTCGGGTACGAGACGGACGGCGTGACGATCAAGGAGGACGAGGCCGAGATCGTCCGAGAGGTCTTCGACCGGTACCTCAAGGGCCAGAGCCCGAGCGCGATCGCCCTGGTCTTCCACAAGCGCGGCATCAAGACCGTGTACGGCAAGGAATGGTCACAGGGCACGGTCCGCGCGCTCCTCGACTCCCGCCATGTCGCCGGCATCCGCATGCACCAGGGCGAAGAGGTGGGCCCGGGCAAGTGGCCCGCGATCATCGACCAGGGGGTGTGGGAGGAGACCCGCGCACGGCGCGAGTACCGGTCCGCCGTGCACCAGACGAACCTGGAGCTGCGGCGCTTCTACCTGCTGCGCGGCCTGGTGATGTGCTCGCGCTGCGGCACCCTCATGTCCGGCACGAAAATCGGCGGGGTGCCGTCGTACCTCTGCACGCGGAAGAGCCGCAACGGCACCAAGAAGTGCGTGCGGCGCATCGCCGCACTGAAGCTGGAGGAGTTCGTCACGGAGGCCGCCATCGACCTGCTCGGGAGGCTCACCGTCTCCGGCCAGCTCGCGTCGACCTCGCTGCCCGACGCGGCGGCCGAGTCCGTCGAGGCCGACCAGCGGCAACTCGACGAGCTCAACGAGATGTGGACCGCGAAGGAGATCTCCACGGCGGAGTTCCGCAAGATGCGCAAGGAGATCACCGACCGCATCGCCAAGGCGCAGCGCCGCCTCGTCGTACGGCCGATGAAGCTACTCGACGGGCTGACGGGCGCGGGCGCGAGAGACGCCTGGAACGCCGCGGAGATGACGGACGAGCGGCGCAACGCAGTGCTGCGGTTTCTCTTCTCCGGCGTGGTGATCGACGCCTCCGGCAAGCCGAGTGGGGTCTTCGACTGGGACCGGATCGCCATCGCGCAGAACCCGCTGTAG
- a CDS encoding DnaB-like helicase N-terminal domain-containing protein, with protein MPQGTFQPARTASPQTNSRFDADEGPGLSMPPHHLEAEQAVLGACMYTPAAVDAARPILQAADFYHPAHADIWRSVLSLRDEGSPTDPIALGEELGRIGALARIGGAAYLHTLAIATPGPGNCDYYAEIVREKAELRRLQAVAVQTLQQSGAEGADPDQIRTHLQSALDTTAGRGVSGSGRLGRFAVDGWDFVSEYGAQVPPIWGTPEQTGWASGESMMLVGPPGVGKSTIAHQLVMARLGFQRLVLGMPVTEGRRVLYLAMDRPPQIARALRRLVRPIDEEILRDRLVVWAGPLPTTLDREPNLLAELAAHHDADTVVIDSIKDIVGKLTDDEAVGAYNRARQQLLRSGAELLELHHQRKATADAKPGGRPTLDRVYGTTWFTAGAGSVMILSGGAGNTVVELHHAKTVTGEIGPLTVIHDHQRGTSRVDEPLDPYKLLYDAPNGLTSKELAAQMTGELDPSAKDQEKARRVLKGLFEAGQATKDQELGGNRQVRYRARARHMVAVS; from the coding sequence GTGCCCCAGGGTACGTTCCAGCCTGCCCGTACCGCATCCCCACAGACGAACTCCCGGTTCGACGCCGACGAGGGCCCTGGTCTGTCCATGCCGCCCCACCACCTGGAGGCGGAGCAGGCCGTCCTCGGCGCCTGCATGTACACCCCCGCGGCTGTCGACGCCGCCCGCCCGATCCTTCAGGCCGCCGACTTCTACCACCCGGCGCACGCCGACATCTGGCGTTCAGTGCTCTCACTGAGGGACGAGGGTTCGCCCACCGACCCCATCGCGCTCGGCGAGGAACTCGGGCGGATCGGCGCACTCGCCCGCATCGGCGGTGCCGCCTACCTCCACACACTCGCCATCGCGACGCCGGGGCCGGGCAACTGCGACTACTACGCCGAGATCGTGCGGGAAAAGGCGGAGCTTCGCCGTCTGCAAGCGGTGGCAGTGCAGACCTTGCAGCAGAGTGGGGCCGAGGGTGCCGATCCCGATCAGATACGCACGCACTTGCAGAGTGCCCTCGACACCACCGCTGGGCGAGGGGTGTCCGGTAGCGGCAGGCTCGGTCGGTTCGCCGTCGACGGCTGGGACTTCGTCAGCGAGTACGGCGCCCAGGTTCCGCCGATCTGGGGCACGCCCGAGCAGACGGGGTGGGCGAGCGGCGAAAGCATGATGTTGGTCGGCCCGCCGGGCGTCGGCAAGAGCACCATCGCGCACCAGCTCGTCATGGCCAGGCTCGGCTTCCAGAGGCTGGTGCTCGGCATGCCGGTCACCGAGGGCAGGCGCGTGCTGTACCTCGCGATGGACCGACCTCCGCAGATCGCCCGCGCTTTGCGCCGCCTGGTACGGCCGATCGACGAGGAGATCCTCCGGGACCGTCTGGTGGTCTGGGCCGGGCCCCTGCCGACCACGCTCGACCGCGAGCCGAACCTCCTCGCCGAACTAGCCGCCCACCACGACGCTGACACCGTCGTCATCGACAGCATCAAGGACATCGTCGGCAAGCTCACCGACGACGAGGCTGTCGGCGCGTACAACCGAGCCCGGCAGCAGCTTCTCCGCTCCGGAGCGGAACTGCTGGAGCTGCACCACCAGCGCAAGGCCACGGCCGACGCCAAGCCGGGCGGACGTCCGACTCTGGACAGGGTGTACGGCACCACGTGGTTCACCGCCGGCGCGGGCAGCGTGATGATCCTCAGCGGGGGAGCGGGGAACACGGTGGTCGAACTTCACCACGCAAAGACGGTGACCGGCGAGATAGGCCCGCTCACGGTGATCCACGACCACCAGCGTGGCACGTCGAGGGTCGACGAGCCCCTCGACCCGTACAAGCTCCTGTACGACGCACCCAACGGACTGACCAGCAAGGAGCTGGCCGCACAGATGACCGGCGAACTGGACCCGAGCGCCAAGGACCAGGAGAAGGCGCGGCGAGTGCTCAAGGGTCTGTTCGAGGCCGGGCAGGCCACCAAGGACCAGGAGCTCGGCGGCAACCGCCAGGTGCGGTATCGGGCCAGGGCTCGGCACATGGTCGCCGTTTCCTGA